GTACTAAAGAGAAGTTAAATATAGATGAATATATAGGAATTACGGAATATACCTCCAATGGCGACTCGGTTGTAAACTTATGCTCGTCTCCCTCGCTGGACGGAACCAAGTTCAAGAACATTCGTAACTGTCGATATATTTGACTGTGAATATCTGGGTTTGAGTGTGAATGGGGGAACTTACGTGGTCTAAACCTTCGCCGGTAACGTTTGATAGCAAGAATATTGGACACAATCTAAATAACTTATTAAAAAAGTCAAAAATCACATTAGCACATTCCGCTTACTTCTCGGTTGCAAATGCTCTGGACAGTTCAACTGCTTGCTCCATGGATTTCACAAAGACCGGTGTCTTTCTGCATATAAACGCATATACGTCATTTTCAAACCTCCCCAACAGACGCTGACTCTTACCGGCAGCCAGGACTCTTGAGTATCTTGACAACTTGCTTGATCGTATCTTGTAGGACGTTTGCAGGTGTCATATCAATCTACAAAGGCCATCGTACCCGTCAGTGTTGGCTTTCCATCAACCTTGTTCCTGTGCGAACCTTTGTTATGGTGACGATGACTGGTACGCTTAACGCTAGAGCAATGGCCAGATGCTCTTTGGACATTCCAATGAGCCCAGCATTTGCTCCGACCATGAGCATAACGCAGTCCGGAGCATGGGAGGTCATCCCATACAAAGTTGTCTTCAAGTACCGCTCGTGCCCGGCAAGGTCTATTAAGACCCTATAACTCACGCATAACAAACGGCAATTGCTTCTCTTACCAATGAAGGAGACAATCTTCGCGCTGCTTTCGCTTATTTGGTCCCAGGTAAGCTTCTCTCTCCGAGCAGTAGCAGGCGCAAATGCATTTTTATCAGCACCTGATTGCGCCTCAGCCGTGTTCAGCTGGAAGTTTGCTAATATAGGGTGTCCATCGGCCCCGAAACCAAGAATCTACTATCATGAGTACGATTATTCCTGAAATGAATAACTGTACTTGCCTCCATTCCAACACTACTGGTTCTTCCGGTTTCAATCTCGTGCTTATGACGAAAGAGTGCCACTCGCGCCTTTCCTCGCCCGTCATCCAGCCCACCTCGGGTGAGTACGCCAAGAGTGGTGGACTTTCCGGAGTCGACATTTCCCACTACAGCGCAGCGGACCTCAAGTGTGCGTTCCACTGTGGGCGGAGGAAGCCTAACCAGCAATGACGCATATGGTGTGTGCGTTGCTGCCCCAGATTGGTGGTATAATAACATGGTCTGTGTCAAATCAATTTCAAGGAATCAATACCGAAGGCTTTCACACACACCTTAGCTCCAACGCTATCTGCAGTGACCTCCAGTGCTTTCAAAGCAATATCCAGCTCTTCTTCAGTGATAGGATTCCCGCGAGATTGATTATCTATCGCGGAGAGCTCAGTACCTGGCTCCATTATCATCTGAAGCGGTGGGTGAGTCCCCAGCCGTACGATAATCTCTCCTCGATTTCTCAAAAGTAACAGTGCCAAGTAGTCAGTTACTTTCTGATCCACTTCAGGTTCAGTTAACATTTTCTATGTTTCAATAAGGTCATCATATATGTATGGTCAAATACGACAAACGGAGTTTACCTGTAGCTTGTTATGGCtgtcatcatcatcactgTCTAATTGCTCAGTTGCGCGACCAGCAGTGCCGGGAATGGTTGGGTCCTTTGGTTTATTGGCTTGGCCAGCCTTCTCCTTGTGTTTGTCCTTCTCCAAGGCAACACGACCTTCAGCACGCTGTTTGGCAAGCTCTCGATCGTGTATTTGCTCGATTTCATGTTGAAACCCGCGAAGTGTAGTGGTCATGGCTAAGAGTAAGAGTCGGTGGAGTTTCAGGATCTATATTCGGCCTTTTATGCACCCTTCGGGACGAGTCATTTACCTTGAGGAGTCAGAATCCAGTGCGGTGCTAGTTATGGCGCTTGACCGACTTTGTTCGGATCGGCGTGACATTAAAGTGATAAATGATAAGATCCCAGTCAACGTCATATAAGAAAAGCTTCGCGTACCTATTCCTACTACTTATAACACCTTATTGAGGCTTCAGTTCCGTGGGGCTATTCTTGCCAGTTGTGGGATGAGGATCGCCAGTTGTGATCTCGATGTTAGCGTTGACGTATAGTAATTGGAAATCCCATTAGGCAACAACTCCCCGGAGGCGCTTCTCCTGGAACGATCGAGGCGAGCTCTTGGGAATTACACCAGATAGAAGCACCATATACGGTGAGCACGAGAATGAGGGGTCGCTACCAGGTAGATGACCAGCATGTAATATATGCACCTTATTCTAATACTCAGTTATACATCCCACCCAAGTACGATTCTGACCAAATGGTCATATATGAGTCCAGTCATACCTAAAAAGATGTGGTAAGATCGAGAAGTATGCTTGGTGTGGTTCCTGAATAGGGTCACTGAGAGCAGAAAGTTGGAACGATCCCACGAAATCACGTTAGAAAATATGGAAGGCGCATGTCGAATGGCTCTACAACCCCATGCATATGTACACACCCTACGGCTTAGCGCTTGCAGATGTTGCATGATGTTAAACATGGACGAACGCTAGATTATTTGTAGAACTTGGGTTATTCGATCTAAATCATGGTTATATACACTCTCCAGATGAATTAATAAATCGGTAGCAATAGCCAGTCAAAGTAGCCCTTCTCCACCTGTGCTCATATTTTGCCCCAGCCGAGATTTTATTGATATAAAGCTTTGTAACCTACTTAAAATTCCATATAGTCAATCCGTTTAACCAGCTGGTTAGATTGCTAATGTGCAAGCTCCACAATTTGTATCGTTTCGAGTTTGGTATTACGAATTATCCATAGGTGTGTGGGCTGTATCACAATATTGAAGCGAGCACAATGGTCTATTTTCTACGCTAACGAGTTTATAAGCTACAGAAAACTCCGATCCCCGCCATTTATACAGCCCAAAACAAGAAGACATGCGAAAATGCGGAGAATATTAGATCCATTCACCAGCCCTCGCACCGGCCACACGAGTCTTGAGGTATCGCTTCTTGTTAACTGGAGCAGAGCGCCTCTCGAGGTCTTCAGCGAGTGCAGCCTCAGCCTCTGCGACCGTAACCTCAGGCTACAGAGAGAAAATATATTAGCATGAGTCATTGAGGCTTGGAGTAAAAATAACTCACAACGCCTGAACGCCTTTCAAGATCTTCAGCGAGCGCTGCTTCTGCTTCTGCTACCGTGACTTCACGCTATAAAAGAGAGTTATTGTTAGTATAACAAGCCTGTCAGATCGAGAACGAGGTGTATTACCTTGGCCTtggctgcaggctgtgcgtTGGTCACCGCTGTGCATCCTCCGAACGGCCCAGCACGAGCTGCGTTCCTGCATCGCACCACGCATGCATCTCCGTTCGGCCCACCGGTGCATGTCGTTCCTCTGTTCCAACACCAGTCAGTAGGTCCACAAACGACCCATACAACACCCCACTCACGCAGGCATCTGAGCTACAAGCGCAAAGTCCTGTGCCTTTGCGTTCGACCGCGAGTTCTCTCCAGGCACGTTCGTCACCACCTTCATCGCTGCGAAGCTCTTGCCAGATGCATCTGCGGATACACCGCACTCGTAAGGACTGCACCACCCGTACCCATCAGTTTCTGCGTCATCATAGCATGCCACAGTCGCACATACCCAGCACCGTCGCCGTTGAcctggtggatggtcatcGTCACCGTCCCGTCCTCGGCCGCAGACGGAAGCCCAGCGGACGCAGCAGCCTCCATCTGCGCACCCATGTCGTTGACACCGCCGGCCAAGGTGCGTCCGCACGGACCAGCATCGCCGCTTGCGATCTCCTTGTCACGGATGATCGATGTGTCCGTctgtggggggggggggtcggATATGTCAGTATATGCGCCGTTCGGAGACCAACGAGCAAGTGTATGGGAGCATACCTGGAAGGGATTGCGACGAGTGCCGTCGCGAGGGGTGCTGTCGACGACACCGAAGCCCTGACCGTTGACGCCGTTGGATCCGGCGACAGCCACCAGGGCGCCGTGAGCGCTGACGGAAGCAGCGGCAGTCAAGATGAGGAGGGCGGTGGAGAGCTTGGGGAACATGGTGTATAAGCAGATGGGTGGATTAGTGGGGACGCTACCGGAGTGTCGAGTGAGATGTGAACCTGTCACTAGAGATGAGACTACCTGAGTACTGAGGAAAAGGAACAGAGTGAAGGGCTGTTTTATAGAATGGGAAACCTCGCACGTCCCACTAGCGTGAGCGCTCAGGACGTTAGTTTGCCGCTTCTCGATACTCATTGTGATTCCCTATGGTGGTGATAATTCTTCCGCATAGTGTACTTCTTCCGAATATAGTAAATTCAATCATCTTGGTCCCGCTATCTATTGTTGGGAGCGCTGATTGCGATGCCCGCTCTATTGCATTCAATGTTGAAGTTGGTAGGGCTACATGTGAAATAAGTCCTGACAAGGTCGTCAAATTAAAGCGGATCGTTGCCTTTGGACGACATATGCTATATGGCGGTACAAAGTTACCCGGGTTCTGCATCCGCCTCAGTTGCCTTGGAAGATGCAACCATACTGAAAGTATATGTTGGTTGTTGTCCGCGGGCGTGTGCGCGTGCTTTTATAACGACATATATATCCTTGAagatgtatatatttatattATTCCCCTGGTTGCTTTGTGAACCCATAGAATCTTTGATTCATGAAATACTGTAGATGCCGTTAGATTTTGAAGGTCCCTCTACAGAAACATGGCATTAGAGCCTTTCGGTAGTAAAATAAACGACAATTATCAATTACAAAAAGACTTGTgtttacatgattaaaaaaaAAGCTGTTTTATAACGAAAACTATACAAGCAAAACAATATGGATATGGAAAGCACGTACGGTAACAAAGAAAGCATGTGTAAAAAATAAAAGAATAAATCAGATGACCCCATCACAGTTGACGCACCGATAAAGTGTGTCGACGGGAGGCTTCCAAGATACGAATTCGGCTATCTCTGCGTCAGAGGGCCATCCACCTTGGTGAGCTTCGAAAAGGAGTGTGCGTGCGCGCTTAATCTTGAAAATGTTGCCTACAACGCCATGTTCCCTTCCCCGAACGACGGCGTACTGCGCACAATCCACAATAGTATGGATATAACTTATGCACGATTTGATATCCTCAAAAAATTTGATGTCGCCATTCGGGTCCTCCAGCCATTCGAACCCAGGGGTGCCATGAAGCATAAGTCGAAGTCGTTGGTCAACGGGCCCAGGTTTCAGTTTGACTTGTTGCTTCCCGCTTTGTAGACACTCTACGTGGTACCAGATTTGGCACAGTCCTCGGGTACAGAAACGTTGATACTCCAGGTGCGGCGCAAAATAGTGATCCTTAATACAGCGACTACCCATTCCACAAGTGGATAGAGGAGACTAGAGGAAAGGGTTTGATTGATAACGATACGTGTTGAACTAGATAAGGAACTCACAACAGCCTTGTTGTAAGATAAAAGACAGCGCTGCTTTATGGACCAAAAATACCTAGAGTTACAATAATCAGCTGTGCACACACCAGAGACCAGAACACACCGGCACCACCAGTCACTGGAACTAATTGTAGGCTGCTCGGCATTAGTCTCATGAAATGTTCGAACGGATATTTTTTGAATGAGTTGGCTTGAAGAAAAAACTTGCATGTGATCCGACGATACTAGTTCCCTAGGAGCGAATTTGAAGGTCGAGCTAAGTAGCAAATCCTGTGCATCAGGGATGTCCATTGAGGTCGCGAGAATACTTACAAATTCTTGATTGCTTTGACCGGATCCTGGAGATTCTGAAGCACTTTTCGGCGCTCCTGTTAGCTTAACTGGCTATTGACTGAAATATGATGCAAGTACTTGACCCAGAGTAATACCAGCGAATAAGAACAAATTGCTAAGACAGATGATCGCTGATTGACGTTTGTGCATCTAATAATTGTCCTGAGTTTCTCACCTCGGTTCTGTTACAGTCCGGGCTCCTGATATCCAACACCTCGGCAATGCAGACGTCATTGGACGTCGAGGTTCCGGAGTCGTCACCAACTATGTCCATTATAACTCTAAAAAATACGAGAAGTTAATACGAAGCCATATGTGATAGATCAGCTTACTGATCCCCTGGCTTTATACTCTTATTCTTCACTGTTCACACACATCGGTATGGCGCAGTTAGTTCACTTATGTGAAAGACCTGAGTTTGCTTACCTGTAATAGCACCTACTCGGGTTGGAAGGTGAGATTTAAAGTATTGGAGCTTTTTAGTATCGTCGGTAAGTAGTCCAAAATTAACGCCTTTTGCAGCACGCGGTTTCTTTCGAGACGCAGGCATATTGTTATCGTTGCACAGCTTGCGTTGCTCGAATTCGGTTATTGATCATTTGTGCCACTGACGAAGGGTTGCCACAGTTACAAATAAGCATAAACCCGACTTGACTGGTTATGGACTAGCTTGGATTCCTATGGAACGGCGACAGGTGAGCAGAGGTCGGTCACCAGTGGGTTATGCACGCTTCTTTGGGCATTGCATGATCACGGCAGAAGGCCGTAGTGGAATAATACCAATGCGTCCGTACGAGAGTGCTGGGCTCTTGAAAAGTAATAATATTGCAAATGAAATCGGCTGCTTCATGCATGCACGCTCCTTTTAATTTGGGCCAGTTTGACTTGCAGTGAAAACATTGAAAGTAAGCAATGATGGTCCATTTGATATCCATAAACACAGAGCTCCACTCCACCCCTCCAACAGTACACATATCTACATCTCCACATCCCTACTCTTAGATCCACTCTCCAGCTTTCCCTCCCGCCACACGGCT
The nucleotide sequence above comes from Rhizoctonia solani chromosome 3, complete sequence. Encoded proteins:
- a CDS encoding Elongation factor Tu GTP binding domain — its product is MTTTLRGFQHEIEQIHDRELAKQRAEGRVALEKDKHKEKAGQANKPKDPTIPGTAGRATEQLDSDDDDSHNKLQKMLTEPEVDQKVTDYLALLLLRNRGEIIVRLGTHPPLQMIMEPGTELSAIDNQSRGNPITEEELDIALKALEVTADSVGAKTMLLYHQSGAATHTPYASLLVRLPPPTVERTLEVRCAVVGNVDSGKSTTLGVLTRGGLDDGRGKARVALFRHKHEIETGRTSSVGMEASTVIHFRNNPNFQLNTAEAQSGADKNAFAPATARREKLTWDQISESSAKIVSFIDLAGHERYLKTTLYGMTSHAPDCVMLMVGANAGLIGMSKEHLAIALALSVPVIVTITKIDMTPANVLQDTIKQVVKILKSPGCRKTPVFVKSMEQAVELSRAFATEKLCPIFLLSNVTGEGLDHLRMFLNLVPSSEGDEHKFTTESPLEYSITDVWSVPYVGVVVNGIINAGAINTGDAVLLGPDGNGQWIASSIKSIQRKRANVESADAGQTVSIALKRVRRANVRKGMVLVARTDHPPHAARRFQGQVLILYHNTTMQIGYQAMLHCGAIRQTVRIIGIKDHAQGVLRTGDRATVEFEFISTPEYIKEGMKLLFREGKTKGLGVITKVL
- a CDS encoding gEgh 16 protein, producing MPASRKKPRAAKGVNFGLLTDDTKKLQYFKSHLPTRVGAITVKNKSIKPGDQVIMDIVGDDSGTSTSNDVCIAEVLDIRSPDCNRTEERRKVLQNLQDPVKAIKNFSTFKFAPRELVSSDHMQVFSSSQLIQKISVRTFHETNAEQPTISSSDWWCRYFWSIKQRCLLSYNKAVSPLSTCGMGSRCIKDHYFAPHLEYQRFCTRGLCQIWYHVECLQSGKQQVKLKPGPVDQRLRLMLHGTPGFEWLEDPNGDIKFFEDIKSCISYIHTIVDCAQYAVVRGREHGVVGNIFKIKRARTLLFEAHQGGWPSDAEIAEFVSWKPPVDTLYRVPTNPPICLYTMFPKLSTALLILTAAASVSAHGALVAVAGSNGVNGQGFGVVDSTPRDGTRRNPFQVCSHTLARWSPNGAYTDISDPPPPQTDTSIIRDKEIASGDAGPCGRTLAGGVNDMGAQMEAAASAGLPSAAEDGTVTMTIHQVNGDGAGPYECGVSADASGKSFAAMKVVTNVPGENSRSNAKAQDFALVAQMPAGTTCTGGPNGDACVVRCRNAARAGPFGGCTAVTNAQPAAKAKREVTVAEAEAALAEDLERRSGVPEVTVAEAEAALAEDLERRSAPVNKKRYLKTRVAGARAGEWI